CTCCAATTCCGTAGCGACCATGTGAATGTGTTGGGTGAGCAGATCTGTGGTGCGGCGTTGGAAGTCCCCGATCGCCGCTAGCTGGGCGGGACTGTAGGTGGACATCAGGCGGCTCATATCGTCACGCAACGCGCCAAACACACGTGCGGTAACTTCGCGCCGACGTGGATGGTCGGTCAAGGTGACCACCGTCTTGCGACGGTCCTGCCTGTGCGGCACCCGACGAACCAGCCCGCGATCCTCGAGTCGATCGATTAGTCCGGTCACCGCGCCAGTCGTCAATCCCGTGTGTCGTGCGATCTCACCGTTAGTACTCGGACCGAGCCGATCAAGCACGTCCAGAGTCTTACGCTCCACCGCGCTGACGCCCAGCAGCTTGCCGACCGTCTCGTGAAACACCACGACGGCGGTCACGAACTCACGTCCCAGCAACTCGTCTTCGTCCGCCAGCTC
The nucleotide sequence above comes from Mycobacterium vicinigordonae. Encoded proteins:
- a CDS encoding MarR family winged helix-turn-helix transcriptional regulator, with amino-acid sequence MAELADEDELLGREFVTAVVVFHETVGKLLGVSAVERKTLDVLDRLGPSTNGEIARHTGLTTGAVTGLIDRLEDRGLVRRVPHRQDRRKTVVTLTDHPRRREVTARVFGALRDDMSRLMSTYSPAQLAAIGDFQRRTTDLLTQHIHMVATELES